TGCAATTACTCAGAAGATCAGTGTAGCTGGAGGGGGAGGTAGGTATTAATACGGACAAATTTATTGCCTTCAAAACGTGTAGTCGAAAGTGATGCTGTTTGACCTTCGTTCATCTGCAACggttttcattctctctctgtcttcgAAATACTAGGTTGTGTAGGTTCCTCAAACCTGCTGTGTTCCATGCTAGCAGCTAGAGTTAGAATAAGTCCTGGTAAGCATTAAGGGAGTCAGTGGTGCAATAGCAGTTCAAGGAGACaggcagaaaaagaaattagATTTTGGATGCGGAAGTGGTGCAGGGTGTGAGTCTAGCCAACTTAagttttacacagagtagacccatcgaaatgaatgggcctaagttagccaGGCTCATTAACTTCAACGggatctactctgagttggaACCAACAGTGGCTACAACCCACAGCTTCTTATAAAGAGCAGGGTCAGATTCCCTTCAGGGTTTTGCAAAGTGAGCTGGTGATGGGTCTCCTTAACTGGCCCTTTTATGTTGCAAAACCATGTCCTGGTGCTGGTATGGCATCCTCCTTAACTGATTGATTTTAGGTTTTTCATGGAATTACAATGGGACTTGGCTGCTGGTTATTGTTATTTTCCCCCTAGCAAGTGGAGATTGGGAATTCTATATGTGCATACTCAAAAATATGacttactgagttcagtggaactttaCTTCCAGAAAAGATTTTCAGCTTATCTTGTTCTGATATTTTATGGATAAGAGAGGGAGAAGTATTGGAATCTCCTCCTGTTCTTTGACAAGTTTACCAGAAAGACAACTGAGGTCATACTTACTTAAGAGTTTAACTTTCCTCCTGGCTTAGTAAACATTGATTGTCCTAAACCATCCTTGTGCACAGGCCATAATTCTGGTCTTCTGCTAGGGACACCTAACTTATACTGCCTGAAACTGATTGAGTGATTTTGTGGACTGGTTCTTTGTGCCTATGAGTGGCCTAATTTATTAAAGGGAGAAGAATTGTATGGTGTGGAGAGGGAACTGCCCTGGTAGCTGccatttcttcatttttcttgGGTGCTGAAAAAAATGGACCCCTGGGATTAAAGTACTTTCATGGGGTTCATTACTCATCTATTATGggttgctcagagtagacccactggaaataATGGACATTACTAGCttacatccattaatttcaatgggtcagcACTGAGTATagcttggatacaaccctatcCTGAACTACTCAAAGGCTCAGGGTAGTATTGCTGGTTCTCCCACTCCATTCATGTCTGCAGacatccactgtgagaacaggatgctggaccattgGACTGATTCAACAGGGCTGTTcctactttctttaaaaaaattaaagtttagttgattacatttatattagaaaaaatagttttgaaacttttaaaaaagaatttgcacATGTGTTGCCATTTTAGAAAagcacattcttttaaaaagagagaagcaagTAAGAGGCATTCCCTCATGTATGAGGGAGAAAGGGATAAAGACTCTTTTAGGATGGTGCTTGTCATTTGAATCTTAAAAGTACTGCAAAATAGGAGAAAAACCTCTGCCTGATTGCTAAATTGGCTCATGACattgttaatctcagggtcgtatgTTCGAGCCCAATGTTGGGCCAAAGATtcatgcattacagggggttgaactggatagCCTTcatgattccttccaactctacaattgtatgattagCTAGAGGCATCTGATTTTAGTGTGCTACaagtttttcttcattttctgagCAACCAATTAAATAGAGcggcccttttttttttgcaaagtgtgCTGCAGTAGCAAACTGAATCCATAAAGTTTTTTGGATTTGGCACCAGAAAGGcttagtttgtttttaatattatatcCAATCTTTCTCTAATTGAAGCTGGTTTGTGACACTAGTTGCTGTGCTGATGTCCAGAATGCTGGCCACACTTCAGTGCATGCATGCCTAGATTGAGATGCGGGGGGTCATAAGAACAGCTGCGCTGGACcgaagcctctgctttaaaaaataataataatctgacaaGCTGTGTGGCTGCAGGCAACAGTACAACTAGGTAATTTTAGATGGTGGGATTTATGGGCCTAAATCCCTattgccccacccccagtaatGGGTTTTACTTCGCCTCCATCAAAATGTGTTGAGCCAGCCCTGTTGCATTCCAGGGCCCTGTTTCTTATTCTGCTGAGTTGGGGccccaccatagaatcatagaaatgtagagccccctgtgatgcaggaatcctgcccacagacaCCCCGGGTGGGGGGCTTGAACCACCAAACTTTTGATGAACAGGAAAGCGCCCTGACCCATTCCACCACGGGATCATCTGCCCTAAAGTCCTGCCCTAATGGCACCACTGGCTAGAGGAGAAAACATTGGAGTTAGGCTGAATGCTTCTGAGCTATTGTGGCTTGTGGGACTCAAAATGTTTCGGATATCTGAACACGATGGCTATGCGattcctccacagttggaggtagtAACGTgtctgaatgccacttgctggaaactgcaggaggggactGCCCTTGGGCTTGGGGCTTGCTTGCAGTCATCtgtttggccaccatgagaacaggatgctggactaccgtagacgggccattggtctgatgcaGCGAGGTCCTTCTTACCTTttgctgtcttatactgagtcagaccactagtccatctaggccaggcatgcccaaagtccattttgggaacctaatctggcccgccccggatttatttattggggtgaaatcctttaaaaagctcaaaaacttcggggtaaaattgtaaacaaagctcaacaagcTCAGCCTTCACGcttgttcacttcatcaaatctggcctctttgaaaaaagtttgggcacccctgatctAGGCCGATGTTTTCTAGACTGaagggcagcagctctctagggtttcagacagggattggccctgggaccctctgcatgcaaagcagaggctctaccactgagctacggcgcCTCCCAATTTCAAAAAGCAACCAAAGAACACGTCATACTGTACTTCCTTTGTGTAGAATCCTGAAATGTGACGCAGCAATGGTGGGGTAGAccggagggaaggaggcagcgcCTGTGTATGGCCACTTACAGGACATCATATCTAGCAAAGACAATGAGAAGTCAATGCAGAGATTGGAGCATGGCTGGCTTGGCCAGTTTAGCCTCCTCTCTATGGCAGCCCCTTGTGGCATGCATTGCAGTAGCCGAGCTGAGAAATACTGGAGATTTGTTTTTTTGCACGTTGCAGCATCAATGGTAACCTTGCACTTGAAATGCACTTAGAGAACGTATTGAGATTGCATTGGAATTATCATAAATTCACCATAATTTATTTCCTTCCCACATAATTTAGTATTCAGTAGTTGTATCCTGtgggaaatgcaagaaagaatgACAACATTGTTAGGTTGTGCGGGGGCTTTGAAagctggtttgttgttttttaaagtcgaCTAAACAGGCCATGCTGGGTTTGGTGAGCAAATGCTCTGTTACAATTTCCCCTCTTTTAGCAGCTGTTCCCCCTGGGAGGTGGGGCAGTCCCGGCCCTTGCTACCTTATAGAGCAAAGGTTGCTGCTGCAGCTCAGCTGAATCAATTCAGCTGTTGAACCACAGACAGCTGGCGATAGTTGTTgtgtgtcttattattattattattattattattattattattattattattattttcagcgtTATTACGCAATCAATGAGCATAACACCTTTTAGGGAGTGCAAGCAGACGAGTCTCCATCCTGATGGGTTTATGATCCAAAATGCAACATAGGGAAAACATCAGAGGAAGGGGAGTCAGGACAAGCGAGGGGCCCTCCAGACTGGTGCTTTTTTgcgggtgtattctgcaacatttgTATGTTTACATTTGCAAACTGCACTGAACCCTTTCGATCGTATTGAAGGCATAGTTTAATAGgtctttttatattaaaataattgAACTTAGAAACTTGTATTTTTCCAGGGTTGATGACTGACCAGTATTGATTTAGATTGCCCAGTATAATCTGACCCAGAGGTCTTTGACTATGTACCAACCACTTCTCTTTTAAGccttaaaatgcacacacacacacacacacacacacacacacacacacatataggtgCTTGTTCCTCTCATTAATCCTGTAGGACAAGTGTTCTTCCTCCTGTGTCCTTTGCAGAATGTCCAAGATGaaaatgggaggtgggggaggtATCTGCAGCCAAAGCAGCCTTTTGAAAATAACTCACAGCTGTAGGGCAGGAATAATTCAGACTGCAAGAGCTTTGGAGAATTCAGCctgttagttctactcagagaggACTCACAGAAATTGGTGGGCATGACTTATTTATGCACATTCATCTTAATAGGTCTACCctcagtaaaacttagttggctacaaccttCTGTTTTCTGAACAGGTGTGTGTCTATGAATATGAATGAACTGGGTACTGCAGTCCATGAACAGGCGAACCCTCAGACTTCATTCATAAAGAAGTGGCCCACTGTGTCTTCTAGCATAATGTGTTTGCTTTTGTGGGGCCTCTAGAGGGCAGCGTAACAGGGTTTTGGAGGGGCGTGTCGGGTGTGTGACACAGCTGCCGCATCTGTTTCTCAGTTATCTTGATCCTTTGCAGAGCAGATGAGTCACTTTTGCTGCAAAGTGGCAAGTCTCTCCAGAGTCTTCAACCATCTGGACGGCATCGTGCTGCAAGAGGCATCTTTTCTGTCCATGGCTTGGGAATAGGATGTCcaggtgtcctactttacaggggGAAGTCCTCTattccaagggtggggaaccttgggccCAGCAGCCaagtgcagccctccaggcctctggcCCTCGAAACTTTCTCCAGGCCATGCCCTTTTCTCACAAGCTACACCCCCAGTGGCCCCTGCGTTACAACCTGAGTGTTTTTCCCAGGCGGAGCTCCATCCCTGTACTCTGCTAAAGCCTCTGGTTtgtctggatcaggcatccccaaactgcagccctccagatgttttggcctacaactcccatgatccctagctaccaggaccagtggtcagggatgatgggaattgtagtccaaaacatctggagggccaaagtttggggatgcctggtctggatgcAAGTTAGAGAAGAGTGTGTGACACCATGTGTGGAAAGTAGCCTATCACACAGAGGGGAAGTGGACatatgttgctccacccactttggtctctggccctgcccaccactggcatgtggcccctggaaggttttcCAGAAGTGAATGCAGCCCTGAGACTGAAATTTGTTCCCTGCccctgctgaattcaatggagccCTCTGTTCGAAGGGCCGTGTGGCCTAAATCCAGAAAATGGGCTctagccaatgctagtcctactcacagTAAACCCATGGAAATTAACAGACAGGTCTAACTTAGGCTCAGGAGGGTAACTGAATCTCCTCCGAGTTAAACTTCATTGTGTTATAACAATAAGAAGCAAGAGTGGCAGCAACCTTCAACTTACCCACAAATGTTTAGCGCCTAAGCCGCCAAGCAGGTCAccaacttcctcctcctgctgagatgtatttctatttaaagtaGAGTAATTAtgtttaaatttgcatttttacaTATACGCTAGCACCATACATTTTTTGTGGCGGTGAAAAACGAACTGCCAGtactcatatcttgataaaaATGCTGtgagtgccagcacaaaatggcaaaaaaaggaGAGGTGACATCACCGGTGGAGATAACCACAGAAAAGCTCTTGCATTAGCATATTCAGAGTTTGTACAAATCTGTTGTCTTTTGTCATTTTTTGTGATGCATTTCATCTGTTTTGACAAAGAGTAAGGGGCAACTCTAACTGGGGAGAGGAGGGCAATCTGAACAGGTGTTAATGATGCAGAGGCAAGTTCTGAGAATGTGGCTGGGAAATACTCATGGGACTTAATTATTGGCCACTGTGTCTCCCTGAGAGCTCTCCAACCGCCAGGCCCCGCTCTGACTTtagttaggtcaggcatccccaaactgcggccctccagatgttttggcctacaactcccatgatccctagctatcaggaacagtggtcggggatgatgggaattgtagtccaaaacatctggagggccaaagtttggggatgcctgagttaggtgCTGGAGAACAGCAGCAATAGTCAGGGGTGGCCCAATAAATCTTGCTGCTTACAGCAATGGACCAGATGCTGATGCTGTCGTTCTATGCCATACACCACTGCAGGGCAGCCCAGGATGTTTGGTCACTCCAGGAAAAACTGAAAAAGCCACcaccctgcctcttcctcctctctggaggCACCATTGCCTGGAGGCAGCCCAGGGAGTaaaaggaggctggagaggagcgtGGGGCATTGGGCACAGCGGCACCACCCCTCTCAGCTGTCTGGAGGCTGCCCCAGTGTGAGCTGACCCTGGTCCACTGCATTGGCCATTGGTGATGGGTAGACATTTTTTCACACCTGGGAGCAGCAGACTAGCTTGGGAGGGTGCTATgtagcacacacagctctgttctcCAACGTCTCACCTCTCACACCCTTTCAAACCTACCTTCCCAGCCCTAACTTGCCTCTCTTTGCTGATATTCTTATGATACCAGTTGTTGCCTTCTTCCTGACTGATGTGTGTCCTGACTTGGGAACCCACAAAACTGCCCCGGCTTCCTTGTTATACTAACTCCTTTCCACTATTCTTTGCAGTGGTCTGTCGCAGGAATCGGGCAGCGTGGAACAGATCTCCTTGCACTGTGCTGAGGGATCCCTGGAGTGGCTGTACCCGGCAGGAGCCTTGCGCCTGAGCCTTTTCCCCCGCCTTCCCACAGGCACCACCAGCAGAGAGACCCCCAGGCGGGTGACAGCCTGCATTAAGTCCTCCAACAGCTTCCGAGGAGCTCAGATTTACTTGGAGAGGGACGGCGTCTTGGAGCTCCTCCTCTCGGAAGCCGACGCTACCTTGCAGCCCAAGGTGCGCTGTTTTAGCTGGCTGCCCAAGGAGAAGGTAGCTCTGTTCCTCCAGTCCACCTTACACCAGGACATCAGCCGCCGGATCGCTGCCTTCCGCTACGAGCTGCGGGGTGACTGGAACTCCCGCTTCTCGTGGCCGTCCAGGAACCTTAGCATGGAAGGTAAAGTTCTCTTGGCTTTCATGGCTGGGCTTGTGGGGGGAACATTTGTGATGCATCCATGGTAGTATTTTCTCAAACTTCTGTcttctagctcaggcatgtccaacaggtagatcatgatctaccggtagatcactggatgtctgcagtagatcactggtagatcattggctccccccaaagaaactgaacaactgtggctccccttaaaaaagctcaacaatttaccTTCTTCCTGaataaaactcaacaactttgacctgaaaccccccccccccaaaatgggccttcctccttcctaaaaaagcagctcaacaactttgacctgaactgcCAGtttctgtaagtagatcgcagttgcttgggagctggccacccctgttctagctTATCAAACCCAGAAACAGACACCTACTCCACACATGAGCATAGAGAGATCCTTGTGCCAGACCAAGAGAACGTTCAGCCATGCCAAATCATGGCTTGTGCTAAGCGAAGAGTTTAGAACTGCCTTCcccaatcgggggggggggcaccaggttggggaagagtgGTTTAGAACCCAAAGCAAGGTTTGAGCTTCCAAACATAGGCGTGTTCAAAAATTgaaacatttacttccgggtttacggcgcTCAAGTTCATTaatggagacgttcgaaaacagaagtaccactgtataagtcaggcataggcaaactccagtcctccagatgtttgggactacaaatcccatcgtccctagctaacaggaccagtggtcagggatgatgggaattgtagtcccaaacatctggagggccggagtttgcctatgcctcgtATAAGTTGAAGGACAAACAACTCTGAAGTAAAGCAGTTCAGTTTAGTTCCTTAACTTTTACTTGTAGAACCCTCACAttcaaagcatgagactcttaatctcagggttgtgggttgagAGTCCCAGatagggcaaaaggttcctgcattgcagaaggttggactagatgacccttgtagtcccttccaactctacagttctatgaaagaTGGCATTCCTCAGAATACAAGATTCGGGAGAGGGCCAGGGACAGAAAAATGGGTCCACATAACCAGCATTCCTCTCTGTTGCTGGCTGTTCACCTGCCTTCTGCCAGATGAGCAGTGGAAAAGGCAATGGAATAGGACCAGCATCCTCTTAGCTGGGTCTTTCCCTCTGCCTTGCAGTAATGCAGATTTGGCCCAGGAGAAGATAGCACCAGTGGCGGCGACACTGGCAAGGAGGGCCAAGGTTTTACATTTTGGTTCATTAAATGTGTATATTGCTTCTCACTAAAAGGTCCTGAAGCAATATACAAGTAAGTGAAAGATACAGTAATACATAtgcaaaaacatattttaaaaaatataataaaatgtaatagcaTTGGGGCTGCCAACAATCCCCAGGAAAGGAAATATATATTTGCCTGGTGGTGCAGTGATGCTAAGTTTGGGGCCAGGCaggcctccctagggagagcattccatacaGAAGGGCTTGCTGCAGTGAACGCTCTTTTTCTTGACACCACACTCTGTGCCTGGCTTGCAGGGAAGGGCTTtggatgatgatctcagggtccaggcagGCTCACCTAGGGGTCCCCCTGTATAAGACTTTATAAAGGTCAAAACCAACTCAGGACATTTTGCCCAAGATCCTTTGAAATCTGAAGTTGACACTTAGGAGGTAGggcagtttctcacttttccagacTTAAGTACAATTCCCTCCAttttagctcagctggtagagcacgtgactcttaatctcagggtcatgggttcaagccccatgttgggcaaacgattcctgctttgcagggattTGGACTAAATGATGCtcatggtcacttccaactccacaattttattatttctatacaaGATTTTTTTTAGTTCCCATccttgaatttctcctaatatacacatttactATGCAATCTACCCTAATATGCACATCTTTGCGAaccaattttccccaatataatgcatttctctatattatttccactaatatatgcattttatgcacgcTTTACCCCCAGTACGTGCATTTTTGcgcacattatttggctggggaaatgaatgggaaaatttggagaagcgcCCGTTTTGAAAGATagatgtgtttcagtttgcatattgttttgggaaatgtACATTACCTTTAAACATGATCTGAATTGAATTCATCCCCCATCCCCATTCAGGGAAGAACAAATCAAGGGAGGCTCAGTGCTCTCAAGCTCTGTTTCCAAGCTTTCCAGAATCATTTCCCTGGATATTGCTAGGAACTGAATGCTGGAACAGATGAATATTTGCATCATATTCCTATAGTGCTGTGCATGCCTATTGTGTTACAAGGGGCACATGCGTAGGATCatgagccactgtggtgtagtgattagagtgctggactagagcctgggagacctgggttcaaatccccactcagccatgaagcttgttgGGCcaatcattgcctctcagcctaacctagcaCCCAGGGTtgccatgtacgccaccttgagctccttggaggaaaaggaggctagaaatgtaaaattaaacaaataaaagaaggaGGCAACATGACTATGCTAAGTGCTGTTGGAAAGAAAGTGTGCATGTAGCTGGGgttgtttgctttttctttggTGTGGAAATAAGGTTGCCACACAACCAGAATATTTATGTCCTGATCAGAATGGTGCTCTTTTTAGCCTAAGTGTGAGGAAGCTTTTTCAACCCTGGGGCTGCATTCCCTCGTGgtcaactttctgggggccacatttcaGTGCTGGGtgagggccaggggcaaaagtctGTGAGACGATGGATGTGACTCATTCCCTTGTGGAGTGCCTTAGCCCAATCCAAGAGTTGGTTCAGCAATTCCAGGCTCAAACAGCACACTGGGCTTTCTGCAGGCAGGCAAGAAAGCGTTCCTTTCACAAAGCAACAGCTTTCTATAATGGTCAGAGTACTATGACtcatatatctttttaaaaaaaaagaagtcttTCCCCACTTGGGGTaaaggaactctgcacatgctctgaggCACCCTGATGCTAGAGCATTTGCAAACCAAACATGGAAACGGTCTTAATTTGCTTCCCAGGCTTAGGAAAGCGGAAACtccttttgctgttgttgcattTCAAGGACTCCAAATGCTGTGTGGGCCTCCCTCACAGCAAGGGGAGGAGGTGGGCAAGTAACCCAAGCCGTCCGGAGTGTGCACAGCAATCGAAAACACAAGGCCGGAGAAGGAACATCTAATCGGTCTCATCTCTGAGCTAACAAAAGTCCAGTGTGCGGCAGCGTAGCGGAGTCACCCGCCAAGACGTTCAGCTGCATCGCAGATAAGGCCTGAACATGGTTACCATAGCAACCCTAGGCATTCTCCCCAACTGGggaatggctttttttaaaaaaacctttttcttGGCTTTGTCTTGAGAAATGTTGGCACTTACGGCACAACCCAGCACAGAGTTAGGCACACTTGAGCCCTACCAGCTTAGCTCTCTAATGCCAACGGGATTGTGACCAGAGGGCATCTTAGGAAAATAGGAggctgccttctaccaagtcagaccattttgTCAGGcctatttgtttattacatttcaaTCCCGCCTTATCCTtgcaacaatcttgtgaggtagattagactAAGAGGCTGACTAGTTTCAAACAACCTTCTACAGGTACTTAAACCTGAGAAGACCAGTTAGTTGGAGCATGGTGCTTAAAATGCCAAAATTTCTACAGTATTTTGTTTGGCTGTAAATCTTAACTCTTATTAAGCATATTCTTTCCATTAAACACTAGGAGCAGAAGGAGAAGCTTAAACCTAAACCTTAATACATGAAGAGTTTGAaaactcacaacaaccctgtgaggcaggttaggctgagaggcagtgactggcccaaggtcacccattgagcttcatggctgagtaacgTCGGAAGCCTTGTCTCCCAGCTCTTAGCCCAACTCTCTAACCACGACCCGCCTCCTGATCAAGGATGAGGAAACTGTGCCCTTCCAGATCTTGATCGGAGTCAGTCTGAATGGTGAACAGCCAGCAATAATGGGAATTGCAATCCAACAACTTCAGAAGGGCTACTGGCTCCTCAAATATTGTGTGGCGGTGGCTTTCAAGGGATTTGGtccaggaatctttcccagctcttcctgctcagcagagaagccccacattgcagtaatccagtctttttttttaaagcaatttattaaaatttCCAAATAACCACATTAAAGACAATAatcaaaacaaacattcaaaaacaaatacaacacacacacaattatctttttaacaattcttcccaaatctctcattcccaatgctctaccgagcttgacttccctccctcccctcatttggttttcttttcacctcttatctcgcagttcctttattccatccatttaaagtcaattcgtaggatttatttcaatcctgcaagtgtctttaaacttctacagttctctTCCATATAATCCAcgaatttactccaatctttttggaaccttgtttcaccctggttccggatcctgctagtcagtcttgctaattccgcatggtctatcatttttgtctgccactcttcaatcgtcggtaaatcctgagttttctaTTTTTGAGCTAACAAAGTCCTGGCcgtggttgtcgcatacaaaaatattatatagtcctcccttgcaatctcttgtccaataagtcctaataaaaatgtctcaggttttttgggaaaggtatacctaagaATATTTTTcagttgcagtaatccagtcttgaagtaaccagtGCATGAACCGCTGTGACCAAGTTTTCCCAGCCCAGGAGCAGTTGATGTTGTACCAGTCACAGCTGATAAATGATGCTTCTAGCCACAGAGGCTGAGTCTCTAGTGTCAAAGATGAATAGAGTATACAAGCCACTTTCCATATTGTCAAGTGAAAATCACCTGACCCAAACATGCCCTGGACTGCtatttctccttcccctccataGATGAAGCAAACTTTTCACGATGCCTTTCTATGCTTTACTTCTGCCCTTCTCTAAAGAACTACTATTGGATAGTGAGGCTGGCATGAACTCTGAGTGActgtttcctttttctctttggaAGATGCAGGGAGCTGCCGTCCGTGTAACAACACTGAGATTCTGATGGCCGTTTGCACTAGTGATTTTGGTGAGTACATCTTCCTCAACGTCACGTTTTCCACTCCTCTCTTCAGCATCGTAaattgaagctgccttatactgagtcattggtccatctagctcaatattgcccacactgactggtagcagctgcTCAGGATTTCAGACTTCTGGACTGGCCCAATGCGAGAGCAATCCTTATTGCATTCATCATTGCAACCAACCCTGTGATTGTGAATTACTTACCTAATGTTACCCAGGGACCCAGGCCTAAGAATTGTTAATTGCACAgctctttcttttgctttttgcttttacatgggggggggggatgccataGAAATCACTTTTAATAATGCATGTGCAGCTGTGAAAGCTAAAGCCTGCCCTTCTGGAACTCTGTCCTCTGTCCCTGCCTGTTGCTTAAGTAGCTAACCAGGAGCTGCCTGCCAGTCCGGGCTGAGGCACCAGCAGCCAGAGCTGCCCCCACAGAGCAACTCGCTCCCCAGCTGGGATGATGTGGCCTTTCCATTCTCCCCTTTAAATGCCTGCACACTCAAGGCTGTCCGGCTCAGTGGGCAGTTGCCAATTATTGCCCCGCACGCTCTGCTAACCTCCAGATTTGCAACCCTAAACAATAGGAGAAGGGGGTCAGGGGGTCTGCTGGCTGCCCACTCCAAAGTTCCCATGGCAACCAGGAAGTCAAACAGGAGAACAAGGGGATTTGCCACGCCGGATCAGATCACGAGCCTGTCAGAATGATCTCGGAGGGGCTAATTCTTGCTGATTTGGAGGAAGCCAAAGGCACCTGTGTGTAAGCAGGCTAATAGCTGGATTCCTCTCCATAATTGGCTAGATCTGACCAGTTACACTCAGCTGTAGCCTTAGAGCTGGGTGCCGCTACAGAACCACTTCTGTTGATGGATTTGGTTGAGTTGTGTTTCCATGCTGCCTTTCGGTGCAGGGACTGCCAGTGTGgctgagaaaaataaaaataataaaacaaagccCAACAGCAATAATGTAA
The Zootoca vivipara chromosome 14, rZooViv1.1, whole genome shotgun sequence DNA segment above includes these coding regions:
- the METRN gene encoding meteorin isoform X1 is translated as MSLALGLLGLVLLHTALCNYSEDQCSWRGSGLSQESGSVEQISLHCAEGSLEWLYPAGALRLSLFPRLPTGTTSRETPRRVTACIKSSNSFRGAQIYLERDGVLELLLSEADATLQPKVRCFSWLPKEKVALFLQSTLHQDISRRIAAFRYELRGDWNSRFSWPSRNLSMEDAGSCRPCNNTEILMAVCTSDFVIRGNIRTVSNDMESQESIIGVTATRIHRQKFALFQPVGKYGKSTGSIRTLLRCGVKPGPGSFLFTGWLHFGEAWLSCAPRYKDFRHIYEGARQAHENPCEVSLD
- the METRN gene encoding meteorin isoform X2, encoding MSLALGLLGLVLLHTALCNYSEDQCSWRGSGLSQESGSVEQISLHCAEGSLEWLYPAGALRLSLFPRLPTGTTSRETPRRVTACIKSSNSFRGAQIYLERDGVLELLLSEADATLQPKVRCFSWLPKEKVALFLQSTLHQDISRRIAAFRYELRGDWNSRFSWPSRNLSMEGSCRPCNNTEILMAVCTSDFVIRGNIRTVSNDMESQESIIGVTATRIHRQKFALFQPVGKYGKSTGSIRTLLRCGVKPGPGSFLFTGWLHFGEAWLSCAPRYKDFRHIYEGARQAHENPCEVSLD